Proteins from a single region of Eremothecium gossypii ATCC 10895 chromosome VI, complete sequence:
- the CDC8 gene encoding bifunctional thymidylate/uridylate kinase (Syntenic homolog of Saccharomyces cerevisiae YJR057W (CDC8)) — MTRGRLILIEGLDRVGKSTQVGVLAERLQPHVQLMRFPARDTPVGALLDRYLRDRDFELADQTAHLLFAANRWECAARIEAALAAGQHVILDRYVYSGAAYSAAKAVPRMDLEWCAAADRGLPKPDLTLFLTQGAAAAAQRAGYGAERYEQPDFQERVRAQFERVLAAEDAAYRAEHLVFVDVAGKSVAAVAGEIWAAVQQHLARDAGALMYF; from the coding sequence ATGACCAGGGGAAGGCTGATCTTGATCGAGGGGCTAGACCGCGTCGGGAAGAGCACGCAGGTGGGTGTGCTGGCCGAGCGGCTGCAGCCGCACGTGCAGCTGATGCGGTTTCCCGCGCGCGACACGCCGGtgggcgcgctgctggaccgGTACCTGCGGGACCGCGACTTCGAGCTGGCGGACCAGACGGCGCATCTGCTGTTCGCGGCGAACCGGTGGGAGTGCGCGGCGCGCATCGaggcggcgctggcggcggggcAGCACGTGATCCTGGACCGGTACGTGTACTCCGGGGCGGCGTACTCGGCGGCGAAGGCGGTGCCGCGGATGGACCTGGAGTGGTGCGCGGCAGCAGACCGCGGGCTGCCGAAGCCGGACCTGACGCTGTTTCTGACgcagggcgcggcggcggcggcgcagcgcgcgggcTACGGCGCGGAGCGTTACGAGCAGCCCGACTTCCAGGAGCGCGTACGCGCGCAGTTCGAGCGCGtgctggcggcggaggacgCGGCGTACCGCGCGGAGCATCTTGTTTTTGTCGATGTGGCCGGCAAGTCCGTGGCCGCCGTGGCCGGCGAGATATGGGCGGCGGTGCAGCAACACTTGGCGCGCGACGCAGGCGCACTTATGTACTTCTAG
- the APS2 gene encoding Aps2p (Syntenic homolog of Saccharomyces cerevisiae YJR058C (APS2)) produces the protein MPIQFILCFNKQGIIRLCRWFDTSMQIPQDRDQLAQIFKLIMARDPHMQSNFIEFSDATKLVYKRYAGLYFLMGVGPDEDSLIYLAHIQLFVEVLDLFFGNVCELDILFNFYKAYMVMDEMFVGGELRECSKDVLLERITHVEKLA, from the coding sequence ATGCCCATCCAGTTCATCCTATGCTTCAACAAGCAGGGCATCATAAGGCTCTGCAGATGGTTCGACACGTCGATGCAGATCCCGCAGGACAGAGACCAGCTGGCCCAAATTTTCAAGCTGATCATGGCGCGGGACCCGCACATGCAGAGCAACTTCATCGAGTTCTCGGACGCGACGAAGCTGGTGTACAAGCGATATGCCGGACTGTACTTCCTGATGGGCGTCGGCCCAGACGAGGACAGCCTGATCTACCTCGCGCACATCCAGCTCTTCGTGGAGGTGCTGGACCTGTTTTTCGGCAACGTCTGCGAGCTCGACATCCTGTTCAACTTCTATAAGGCCTATATGGTGATGGACGAGATGTTCGTCGGCGGCGAGCTGCGGGAGTGCTCGAAGgacgtgctgctggagcgCATTACGCACGTGGAGAAGCTAGCGTAG
- the PEX1 gene encoding AAA family ATPase peroxin 1 (Syntenic homolog of Saccharomyces cerevisiae YKL197C (PEX1)), giving the protein MTAEQSLEFFQLRVVYSDAIRGNFVRLPGNVISVLESTAIPVHEFGIQVQPGGWYVGWDGHESQQTVGGQPVLEVNPVLGGELGVQVGQTVDIRVRHYDEQAVAAEVYVEPEGSDDWEVIEANAMFFQDEMLFQTRIVSPGAKLVCYVDRIVARCRVQRVVPESLAAARLSTDTLVVVAPRVNKARKAAAPAAAEPLPVAEKAKALGSVLLRSTFRATASPRLSVEVPPGGVQSPVAFVSVVRNPLELRAPSKEDAVTQPARRIAVEVFASGEVPAGHVSLSHSVWQCLALTRDNGEKVKLEFVSDVARDDLVVSVHKANTEQKVKKVVVGGVDSANQTLLRSAEKLMAEMQGGVLTNKLLFAEQMLLIELKCESGGKLDYARLNSGDKLTWHLSKHEVEVPVSDVEPSVGVPKKMVAMDNLIESLVASLAAPVGKSCHCVHGPSGMGKTSLLREVEYLLLRDHGHSTKFVDCAELPETNSVAKMKQFIQQTLAIAYWKAPTVLFLDNADFLFPSMKSNDDGAGNNPGNAMSQTSTKLAHIFYTELGRICQKRTDAVRVVLAAEKADSLNAVFSTKHAIGHTWPLTAPGRPERELIVAAAFQRRALRFCDSLNAADIALDTEGYSPADLETLVDKIFHETLCRADPGTPLVADRAAFNQAFEGYTSASLRGIKLQKSTGVRWSDIGALDGAKRLLLETLEWPTRYAPIFSQCPLRLRSGILLYGYPGCGKTMLASAVAQQCGLNFITVKGPEILNKYIGASEQSVRELFEKAQAAKPCVLFFDEFDSIAPKRGHDSTGVTDRVVNQMLTQMDGAEGLDGVYVLAATSRPDLIDSALLRPGRLDKSVLCDMPAAAERAAILRAIVTSGAITLAPDVDLAEIAARAAGFSGADLQGMCYNAYLKAVHRALHARPTTQPRDPTTAPPPAHVHLNAPNSAARSHALARAQEILGARGRRPAQPTSTQTPPETPVASFDDMLAACAETKPSISSTERAKLQRIYAQFVSERNGDMPNGEAPDQIGTRATLM; this is encoded by the coding sequence ATGACAGCGGAGCAGTCACTTGAGTTCTTCCAGCTGAGAGTGGTGTACTCCGATGCGATCCGGGGCAACTTTGTTCGCCTGCCAGGGAACGTGATCTCGGTGTTAGAGTCGACGGCTATCCCGGTCCATGAGTTTGGGATTCAGGTGCAGCCTGGCGGGTGGTACGTGGGGTGGGACGGCCACGAGTCGCAACAAACTGTCGGCGGGCAGCCGGTGCTGGAGGTGAACCCGGTGCTGGGTGGCGAGCTAGGGGTGCAAGTTGGGCAGACGGTGGACATCCGCGTGAGGCACTACGACGAGCAGGCGGTAGCGGCGGAGGTGTACGTGGAGCCGGAGGGCAGCGACGACTGGGAGGTAATTGAGGCGAACGCGATGTTTTTCCAGGACGAAATGCTGTTCCAGACACGGATAGTGAGTCCGGGAGCCAAGCTTGTGTGCTACGTGGACCGCATCGTGGCGCGCTGTCGCGTGCAACGCGTGGTGCCCGAGAGCCTGGCTGCGGCGCGGCTCTCGACGGACACCCTGGTGGTGGTCGCCCCGCGCGTGAACAAGGCGCGgaaggcggcggcgcccgcggcggcggagccgcTGCCGGTGGCTGAGAAGGCCAAGGCGCTGGGGTCTGTGCTGTTGCGGAGCACGTTCCGTGCCACGGCAAGCCCGCGGCTGTCGGTGGAGGTTCCGCCCGGCGGCGTGCAGTCGCCGGTCGCGTTTGTCAGTGTCGTCCGGAACCCACTGGAGCTGAGAGCGCCCTCCAAGGAGGACGCCGTCACACAGCCAGCCAGAAGAATTGCAGTCGAGGTATTTGCGAGCGGGGAAGTCCCAGCTGGACACGTTAGTCTGTCGCACTCCGTGTGGCAATGCCTGGCGTTGACCAGGGATAACGGCGAGAAGGTTAAGCTTGAGTTTGTCTCCGATGTGGCAAGGGACGACCTGGTGGTATCGGTGCACAAGGCGAATACGGAGCAGAAGGTCAAGAAGGTGGTGGTAGGCGGTGTCGACTCTGCGAACCAGACACTGCTGCGGAGCGCGGAAAAGCTTATGGCAGAGATGCAGGGCGGCGTTTTGACAAATAAGCTACTGTTCGCGGAACAAATGCTTCTGATCGAGCTGAAGTGCGAGAGCGGCGGTAAACTGGACTATGCCAGGCTGAACTCGGGCGACAAATTAACATGGCACTTATCCAAGCACGAGGTGGAGGTTCCAGTAAGTGATGTGGAACCCTCGGTTGGTGTCCCGAAGAAAATGGTCGCGATGGACAACTTGATTGAGAGCCTTGTGGCTTCCTTGGCCGCGCCTGTCGGCAAGTCGTGCCACTGCGTGCACGGGCCATCGGGCATGGGCAAGACTTCGCTTTTGCGAGAGGTTGAATACCTGCTTCTGCGAGACCACGGTCACTCTACCAAGTTTGTGGACTGTGCCGAGTTGCCGGAGACAAACAGTGTGGCAAAGATGAAGCAGTTCATCCAGCAAACACTGGCGATTGCCTACTGGAAGGCGCCAACGGTCTTGTTCTTGGATAACGCAGACTTCCTCTTCCCCAGCATGAAGTCCAACGACGACGGCGCCGGGAACAACCCGGGCAACGCAATGAGCCAGACGTCGACCAAACTGGCTCACATATTCTACACAGAGCTGGGCCGTATCTGCCAGAAACGCACCGATGCGGTGCGCGTCGTCCTCGCGGCTGAGAAGGCCGACAGCCTGAACGCGGTCTTCTCGACAAAGCACGCCATCGGGCATACATGGCCGTTGACCGCCCCAGGACGGCCCGAGCGCGAGCTAATCGTCGCGGCAGCCTTCCAGCGCCGTGCGCTGCGTTTCTGCGATAGCCTGAACGCGGCAGATATCGCGCTCGACACCGAGGGCTACTCCCCGGCCGATCTCGAGACGCTGGTCGACAAGATCTTCCACGAGACGCTCTGTCGCGCTGACCCGGGCACCCCGCTCGTGGCAGACCGCGCCGCCTTCAACCAGGCATTCGAGGGCTACACCTCCGCGTCTCTGCGCGGCATCAAGCTCCAGAAGAGCACCGGCGTGCGCTGGTCGGACATTGGCGCGCTAGACGGCGCGAAacgcctgctgctggagacCCTGGAGTGGCCGACGCGCTACGCTCCCATTTTCTCGCAGTGCCCCCTACGCCTGCGGTCCGGCATCCTGCTCTACGGCTACCCGGGCTGCGGCAAGACCATGCTCGCCAGCGCCGTCGCGCAGCAGTGCGGCCTCAACTTCATAACCGTCAAGGGCCCAGAGATTCTCAACAAGTACATCGGCGCCAGCGAGCAGAGTGTGCGCGAGCTCTTCGAGAAGGCGCAAGCCGCGAAGCCCTGCGTGCTCTTTTTCGACGAGTTCGACTCCATTGCCCCCAAGCGTGGCCATGACTCCACCGGTGTCACGGATCGCGTAGTGAATCAAATGCTGACTCAGATGGACGGCGCAGAGGGCCTGGACGGCGTCTACGTGCTAGCCGCTACCTCCCGCCCAGACCTCATTGACTCCGCTCTGCTACGCCCGGGGCGCCTGGACAAGAGCGTGCTCTGCGATAtgcccgccgccgcagagCGTGCCGCCATCCTCCGCGCCATTGTGACGTCGGGGGCGATCACGCTCGCCCCCGACGTCGACCTCGCCGAGatcgccgcccgcgctgcggGCTTTTCAGGCGCGGACCTCCAAGGCATGTGCTACAACGCCTACCTCAAAGCCGTGCACCGGGCGCTGCATGCCCGTCCAACAACCCAGCCGCGCGACCCGACCACCGCGCCCCCGCCCGCACACGTCCACCTGAACGCACCCAacagcgccgcgcgctcgcACGCCCTCGCCAGGGCCCAGGAGATACTCGGCGCACGtggccgccgccccgcgcaACCCACGTCCACCCAGACACCACCCGAAACGCCCGTCGCCAGCTTTGATGACATGCTGGCTGCGTGCGCAGAGACCAAGCCGAGCATCTCGTCCACTGAGCGGGCCAAGCTGCAGCGCATTTACGCCCAGTTCGTCAGCGAAAGAAATGGCGATATGCCGAACGGCGAGGCCCCTGACCAGATCGGGACGCGGGCCACCTTGATGTAG
- a CDS encoding AFR372Wp (Syntenic homolog of Saccharomyces cerevisiae YJR059W (PTK2) and YKL198C (PTK1)): MGLPSTHGPAKSMIPAEIIERTPSAQQTADERRAGVGGRARESHVGSPEEEPYGRASKNPFKKLFGRSKSHHVSAKTHGADGHHAGGAGHGAHINGVGFARSPSNSYLHKPGKAGAVLPSIALHNSNPFANGGRKPSVESPFSVLGTGTDVASPREPHAAVLSSRNASHHLGTNMYTPSISVQSSRSLSYYQTEGQDKHEKMLPLPVKNPNDELPVSLKQPSVLLTDNFSFPSGADGERKVIGEGGSSQVVTIVSNYRRSGVYALKRFKMFSYEEPEEFYQRCMKEYLIAKKLDGHINIIKTFYLMKVPSSATNGVKRSWAFVMQQCVQDMYYYTTLTGWHNKPLEEKWCCFKQIARGVRQMHNLGIAHRDIKLENVLATDYGALKLTDFGVSTYAIESPDDPSSPRIKLKGFCGSPPHVPPEVMILSSEKRKKTPVPENKLEYDPFSMDMWALGIVMWSLIIPTPPFQEAHKDDNRYRQYLAFYDQFTRYSTSFKKPNVYKQGPGAEHPDFSKFQSTDATRVCLRLLDADPETRYTMEDLFNDPWFQSIETCVDEYTEEPVKVPELRKTTEGSDSPFAHDIFPSDEETTLANANVTHTSNPFLEKPGHGAGASSSFGSAPTPRPSSSSRSLINIAEGCETGALVQGSVELPTLDEEECNVANGLATEVGCSSPLPPIKKISSLSLNESYNGSFFAAHHYQDFASPTTSSGVGPVPNGHSLSRSSSVASRGSGTVGYTGPNSSGSSVTSIVRSRKKRTVHRHHECNGKPLAGTR, encoded by the coding sequence ATGGGGCTACCTAGCACGCACGGGCCCGCGAAGTCCATGATCCCAGCAGAGATCATCGAAAGGACGCCGTCTGCACAGCAGACGGCTGACGAGCGGCGCGCAGGCGtcggcgggcgggcgcgggaGTCGCATGTCGGGTCTCCGGAAGAAGAGCCGTACGGACGGGCGTCCAAGAACCCGTTCAAGAAGCTGTTTGGGCGATCAAAGTCGCATCACGTGAGCGCCAAGACGCACGGGGCGGACGGGCACCATGCGGGCGGGGCGGGACACGGGGCGCACATCAACGGCGTGGGGTTTGCGCGGTCGCCCAGCAACTCCTACCTGCACAAGCCAGGTAAGGCTGGCGCGGTGCTGCCGTCGATCGCGCTGCACAACTCGAACCCGTTTGCGAACGGCGGGCGCAAGCCAAGCGTGGAGTCGCCGTTCTCGGTGCTGGGGACGGGCACAGACGTGGCGTCTCCCCGGGAGCCGCACGCCGCGGTGCTTTCGTCGCGCAATGCGTCGCATCACCTCGGCACTAACATGTACACGCCGTCTATCTCCGTGCAGTCGTCGCGAAGCCTGAGCTATTATCAAACGGAGGGCCAGGATAAGCACGAGAAGatgctgccgctgcccgTCAAGAACCCGAATGACGAATTACCTGTCTCGTTGAAGCAGCCGAGCGTGCTGCTTACAGACAACTTTTCTTTTCCCTCGGGGGCAGACGGCGAGCGCAAGGTGATCGGGGAAGGCGGCTCCAGCCAGGTGGTCACGATTGTTTCTAATTACCGCAGGTCTGGCGTGTATGCGCTCAAGCGCTTCAAGATGTTCTCGTATGAGGAGCCTGAGGAATTCTACCAGCGGTGTATGAAGGAATATCTGATAGCGAAAAAACTTGACGGTCATATCAATATCATCAAGACATTTTATCTAATGAAGGTACCGTCTTCGGCCACAAACGGTGTTAAGAGAAGCTGGGCTTTTGTCATGCAACAGTGTGTCCAGGACATGTACTACTACACAACCCTAACGGGGTGGCATAATAAGCCGCTCGAGGAAAAATGGTGCTGTTTTAAGCAAATAGCACGTGGTGTACGGCAAATGCACAATCTAGGGATTGCACATCGAGATATCAAACTGGAAAATGTCCTCGCAACGGATTACGGCGCGCTCAAGCTGACGGACTTTGGTGTCTCCACTTATGCCATAGAGTCACCAGACGATCCCAGCAGTCCCAGGATCAAGCTCAAGGGCTTCTGTGGCTCACCGCCACACGTTCCTCCGGAAGTCATGATCCTGAGCTCCGAGAAAAGGAAAAAAACTCCTGTTCCCGAGAACAAGCTTGAGTACGATCCTTTTTCCATGGACATGTGGGCCCTCGGGATCGTGATGTGGTCGCTGATCATACCGACCCCCCCGTTCCAAGAGGCACACAAAGACGACAATCGTTATCGCCAGTATTTGGCCTTTTATGACCAGTTCACGCGCTACAGCACGAGCTTTAAGAAGCCGAACGTGTACAAGCAAGGGCCTGGGGCGGAACATCCAGATTTTTCGAAGTTCCAGAGCACAGACGCTACCCGCGTCTGCCTGCGACTCCTGGATGCCGACCCTGAGACGCGCTACACTATGGAGGATCTGTTCAATGACCCGTGGTTCCAGTCGATCGAGACATGTGTCGATGAATACACGGAGGAGCCTGTGAAGGTGCCTGAACTTCGAAAGACGACGGAGGGGAGCGACTCGCCGTTTGCCCACGATATCTTTCCGAGCGACGAAGAAACCACCTTGGCGAATGCCAACGTCACGCATACTTCAAACCCTTTCCTCGAAAAGCCCGGCCATGGTGCTGGGGCTAGCAGCTCTTTTGGTAGTGCGCCGACACCCCGCCCCTCCTCAAGCTCTCGGTCTCTGATCAATATTGCAGAGGGCTGCGAGACCGGCGCGCTAGTGCAGGGCTCTGTTGAGCTTCCAACGCTAGACGAGGAAGAATGCAACGTTGCTAACGGGCTCGCGACCGAGGTCGGATGCTCGTCTCCGCTGCCGCCGATTAAGAAAATCAGCAGTCTCTCGCTAAATGAATCCTACAACGGCAGCTTTTTCGCCGCGCACCACTACCAGGACTTTGCCTCACCGACGACCTCCAGCGGCGTAGGCCCTGTTCCCAACGGCCACTCTCTCTCGCGGTCTTCCAGTGTGGCGTCCCGCGGCAGTGGTACAGTGGGCTACACCGGCCCCAACAGCAGCGGAAGCTCCGTCACATCCATCGTCCGCTCCAGAAAGAAAAGGACAGTGCACCGCCATCACGAATGTAACGGTAAGCCCCTGGCTGGGACCCGCTGA
- the UGO1 gene encoding mitofusin complex protein UGO1 (Syntenic homolog of Saccharomyces cerevisiae YDR470C (UGO1)) — protein sequence MDDLGNHTQLRPYYDPETFNAGYTAVFKPDRGVVDACGQTIASKLNTVAQQGVKKFGRKIGGQGRMLSELTTGLKARFDGEPRLEGLDGRVAKGFGQLEWNDLLNYRMWQGLLQRLLQDFLRKYCQHLIQLPFDTARLLLQVGDFGGVESAQQRQDKAAGGDEDSGDEDVDYFPSISSQINDSERWRGHTDDPDATKTHVVQPTGLHTMDVLNAVMDKEGTRGVWRANNTIFIYNFLSESLDAWFTGLLSPFLQIPDPYFIDIINSPDVQKSVALTFAAAIFTGLVLLPLDVIKTRLVVGAVASTHERSLRRLVKRWSWREYIHSLPGELVVLNVLNSLLSKAFRVFTSIGLHRQYNIDRFSSRYAFHTLEFLSDSLQLFFKLPVEALLKRAELHYILEPASPFHLPASELIVRPRAYHNVFVTLRDYHRLPELWRGWRIGLTGVVCSHGLRLMEAQQTVLEEEEKF from the coding sequence ATGGACGACCTCGGCAACCATACACAGCTACGGCCTTACTATGACCCCGAAACATTCAATGCTGGATACACCGCGGTGTTCAAGCCGGACCGTGGGGTCGTGGACGCATGCGGGCAGACAATCGCGTCCAAGCTGAATACCGTCGCCCAACAGGGCGTCAAAAAATTTGGCAGGAAGATAGGCGGCCAGGGGCGGATGCTAAGCGAGCTCACGACCGGGCTCAAGGCGCGGTTTGATGGGGAGCCGCGGCTGGAGGGTCTTGATGGCCGCGTTGCGAAGGGGTTCGGGCAGCTGGAGTGGAACGATCTGCTCAACTACCGCATGTGGCAGGgtctgctgcagcggctgctgcaggaTTTCCTCAGGAAGTACTGCCAGCACCTCATCCAGCTGCCGTTCGACACTgcgcggctgctgctgcaggtcgGGGACTTTGGCGGGGTTGAGagcgcgcagcagcggcaggacaaggctgcgggcggcgacgAGGACAGCGGCGACGAGGACGTGGACTACTTTCCCAGCATCAGCTCGCAGATCAACGACAGCGAGCGGTGGCGCGGGCACACAGACGACCCCGATGCAACCAAAACGCACGTCGTGCAGCCCACGGGACTGCACACGATGGACGTGCTCAACGCCGTGATGGACAAGGAGGGGACGCGCGGCGTGTGGCGCGCCAACAACACGATCTTCATATACAACTTCCTGTCGGAGTCGCTCGACGCCTGGTTCACGGGCCTCCTCTCGCCGTTCCTGCAGATCCCGGACCCGTACTTCATCGACATCATCAACTCGCCCGACGTGCAGAAGTCCGTCGCGCTGACCTTCGCCGCGGCCATCTTCACCGGTTTGGTCCTGCTGCCACTCGACGTCATCAAGACGCGGCTGGTGGTCGGCGCCGTCGCCAGCACGCACGAGCGCTCCCTGCGCAGGCTCGTCAAGCGTTGGTCCTGGAGGGAGTACATCCACTCCCTGCCTGGCGAGCTCGTCGTACTCAACGTGCTCAACTCGCTGCTGTCCAAGGCGTTCCGCGTCTTCACCAGCATCGGGCTGCACCGGCAGTACAACATCGACCGCTTCTCTAGCCGTTACGCCTTCCACACGCTTGAGTTCCTCTCCGACTCCCTCCAGCTCTTCTTCAAGCTGCCCGTCGAGGCGCTGCTCAAGCGCGCAGAGCTACACTACATCCTCGAGCCCGCCTCGCCCTTCCACCTCCCCGCCTCCGAGCTCATCGTGCGGCCCCGTGCCTACCACAACGTCTTCGTCACGCTGCGCGACTACCACCGCCTTCCAGAGCTGTGGCGCGGCTGGCGCATCGGCCTCACCGGCGTCGTCTGCAGCCACGGTCTGCGCCTCATGGAGGCCCAGCAGACCGTCCTGGAAGAGGAGGAAAAGTTCTGA
- the SDC1 gene encoding Sdc1p (Syntenic homolog of Saccharomyces cerevisiae YDR469W (SDC1)), translated as MVEGEHEAGRVPGAGGDAALHAQGETVEQEAGEALSAGGVGGQRVNLTETVGGTATRRYLNEHVTEVLLQGMRRIAVEKPADPLRALGEFLLAESERRRSK; from the coding sequence ATGGTCGAGGGCGAGCACGAAGCTGGGCGGGTGCcgggcgctggcggcgaCGCGGCGCTGCACGCGCAGGGCGAGACGGTGGAGCAGGAGGCGGGCGAGGCGTTGTCGGCGGGCGGTGTGGGCGGCCAGCGCGTGAACCTCACGGAGACGGTGGGCGGGACGGCGACGCGGCGGTACCTCAACGAGCATGTGACGGaggtgctgctgcagggCATGCGGCGGATCGCAGTGGAGAAGCCCGCGGACCCGCTGCGGGCGTTGGGCGAGTTCCTGCTCGCGGAGAGCGAGCGGCGCAGAAGCAAGTAG
- the TLG1 gene encoding Tlg1p (Syntenic homolog of Saccharomyces cerevisiae YDR468C (TLG1)) — protein MSPDPFYQVLQDTQEQVSQLLQARSGSVAPAERQELLAEVDEAVRDLDASVAVLERDAAAPAEVAARRERLAALRHELARARAPSPPPSPPSNALQEQLLREQDSHLDSIHQTMQTLHLQASSMGDELQDQSVLLRDLEGGMDSVAARLARGRRRLQWIYEQNSDRYNDCCIGLLIAALAVLLLLAFAL, from the coding sequence ATGAGCCCCGACCCCTTCTACCAAGTGCTCCAGGACACCCAGGAGCAGGTCTCGCAGCTGCTCCAagcgcgcagcggcagcgTCGCGCCCGCAGAGCGGCAGGAGCTGCTCGCAGAGGTCGACGAGGCCGTCCGTGACCTCGACGCCAGCGTCGCCGTGCTTGAGCGCGacgccgcggcgcccgccgaggtcgctgcgcgccgcgagcgcctcgctgcgctgcgccacgagctcgcccgcgcccgcgcgccctcgccgccgccctcgCCGCCGTCCAATGCcctgcaggagcagctgctgcgcgagcaggACTCCCACCTTGACTCCATCCACCAAACCATGCAGACGCTGCACCTGCAGGCCTCCTCTATGGGAGACGAGCTCCAGGACCAGAgcgtgctgctgcgcgaccTCGAGGGCGGCATGGACTccgtcgccgcccgcctcgcccgcggccgccgccgcctgcaGTGGATCTACGAGCAGAACAGCGACCGCTACAACGACTGCTGCATCGGCCTGCTCATAGCCGCGCTGGCtgtgctgctgttgctggcCTTCGCGCTCTAG
- the TDA3 gene encoding Tda3p (Syntenic homolog of Saccharomyces cerevisiae YHR009C (TDA3)), translating into MTQYVDQLEFSSYPSGKAQGKHHIVIVGAGIIGVCTAYYLTRHAEFDSRKYHITVIESKRVAGGASGKAGGLLAKWAFPQQIVPLSFQLHQELADECDGATNWDYRRLTTVSLEADVQEEDGRGADEGSGSTLEGERSPSKKLSRATNAAADQEAATLAEDGLAGGGAVNLPEDLNWIRKHLVRDWSSLGGTGSTAQVHPYKFCHYLLNKAMETGAVDLILGKVTQILFDDRFVARGVSYMPNVDSPEEQTEVKEVSILGTQQVVLCMGPWTSRILPDCPISGLRAHSITIKPSTGTVSPYAIFTELKVDSNKYFSPEIYARKDEVYVCGEGDTLVELPETTDAVEVVREKCDELYRYVSKLSPNLSEGHILKRQACYLPVLNVPTSSGPLIGETNVEGLYLASGHSCWGINNAPATGKIMSELLLEGEAKSADISALDPGLYFDASVLE; encoded by the coding sequence ATGACGCAGTATGTGGATCAGCTGGAGTTTAGCTCGTACCCGAGCGGCAAGGCGCAAGGCAAGCACCACATAGTCATTGTGGGCGCCGGTATCATTGGGGTGTGCACAGCGTACTACCTGACGCGGCACGCGGAGTTTGACAGCCGGAAGTACCACATCACAGTGATCGAGTCGAAACGGGTGGCGGGCGGGGCGTCGGGTAAGGCCGGCGGACTGCTGGCGAAGTGGGCTTTCCCGCAGCAGATCGTGCCGCTGTCGTTCCAGCTGCATCAGGAGCTGGCGGACGAGTGCGACGGGGCGACGAACTGGGACTACCGGCGGTTGACGACGGTGTCGCTGGAGGCGGACgtgcaggaggaggacggGCGGGGGGCGGACGAGGGATCGGGGAGCACGCTGGAGGGGGAGCGGTCGCCGAGCAAGAAGCTGTCGCGCGCGACGAACGCGGCGGCTGATCAGGAGGCGGCGACGCTGGCGGAGGACGGGCTTGCGGGCGGAGGGGCGGTGAACCTGCCGGAGGACCTGAACTGGATCCGGAAACACCTTGTGCGCGACTGGTCGTCGCTGGGCGGGACGGGGTCTACGGCGCAGGTGCATCCGTACAAGTTCTGTCACTACCTGCTGAACAAAGCGATGGAGACGGGCGCGGTGGATCTGATTCTGGGCAAGGTGACGCAGATCCTGTTCGACGACCGCTTCGTCGCGAGGGGCGTTAGCTACATGCCGAATGTGGACTCGCCCGAGGAGCAGACCGAGGTGAAGGAGGTGAGTATCCTCGGCACGCAGCAGGTGGTGCTGTGCATGGGCCCGTGGACATCGCGGATTCTGCCCGACTGCCCGATATCGGGGCTGCGCGCACACTCCATTACGATCAAGCCCTCCACCGGGACAGTGTCGCCGTATGCGATCTTCACCGAGCTGAAGGTGGACTCGAACAAGTACTTCTCGCCGGAGATCTACGCCCGCAAGGACGAGGTATATGTGTGCGGCGAGGGCGACACGCTGGTGGAGCTTCCCGAGACGACGGACGCGGTCGAGGTGGTGCGCGAAAAGTGCGACGAGCTGTACCGATACGTGTCGAAGCTGTCACCCAACCTCTCTGAGGGCCACATACTGAAGAGGCAGGCCTGCTATTTGCCTGTTCTCAACGTGCCAACTAGCTCTGGGCCCCTCATTGGCGAAACTAATGTGGAAGGTCTTTACCTTGCCTCTGGCCATTCATGTTGGGGAATAAACAACGCTCCAGCGACGGGCAAAATTATGAGCGAACTGTTATTGGAGGGAGAGGCAAAAAGTGCGGATATCTCGGCGCTTGATCCAGGGCTCTACTTCGATGCTTCTGTACTAGAATGA